A stretch of the Chelonia mydas isolate rCheMyd1 chromosome 5, rCheMyd1.pri.v2, whole genome shotgun sequence genome encodes the following:
- the PJA2 gene encoding E3 ubiquitin-protein ligase Praja-2 isoform X4: MGQEAGKPAWPKPAGGYQTITGRRYGRRHAYVSFRPSLMNQDRNSSQQNGECEGLELDDVQKEKSLCPNPLVQVCSALSDESSLQNGGSEVPVGRTELRQTVETITSPFSPVCYNQEGSQTSRSSMNPDKIPEDCAEYTSGKCSDLNGQNGIAFVNIDSYEPDSSDGEDDGAQVDLSLAKEEAGLFQETLDHMLSELEKEVESFSGIQARLSTFNHNASREVFEELGPVPSMKYYSIDSDLGHRDNRTFKKSSAEDEARGKNNLSDSASCETQQRKIIADVAVRTPVGICNELNTSDGKTDQGNSPELVVRPKVRKQNATNPLDRKKLTSDDEAKSSTRRRSEIFEAQQGSAEHVLRNSKEKMNSSVFFDPRDYEDAQKKTENDLKTNVTIQERTAVVDDRAFWDEFEDCSRHLPGSNKDEDSSECSDGEWSACLPSYFAATEKDQSSSDESWETLPGREEREPEVQSNSSGLEEENTDFCFQGGEQTSLEEGEIPWLQYHEEIESSSDEENDPVSHFVHPGFFMLDGNNNLEDDSSMSEDLDMEWRLLDEFGDGLGVAQAISYVDPQFLTYMALEERLAQAMEVNSHSMHLS; the protein is encoded by the exons ATGGGTCAAGAAGCTGGCAAACCTGCTTGGCCCAAACCAGCAGGAGGCTATCAGACCATTACAGGGAGAAGATATGGAAGAAGACACGCGTATGTCAGTTTTAGACCATCTTTGATGAATCAAGACAGAAATTCAAGTCAACAGAATGGAGAATGTGAAGGATTAGAATTAGACGATGTTCAAAAAGAGAAGTCTTTAT GTCCCAATCCATTGGTTCAAGTTTGTTCTGCTTTATCAGATGAATCTTCGTTACAGAATGGTGGATCTGAAGTTCCTGTTGGTAGAACTGAATTGAGGCAAACTGTCGAGACAATCACATCACCATTTTCTCCAGTATGCTATAATCAGGAAGGCAGTCAAACCTCAAGGAGCAGTATGAATCCTGATAAAATTCCTGAGGACTGTGCAGAATATACTTCTGGCAAGTGTAGTGATCTGAATGGTCAGAATGGAATTGCTTTTGTAAACATTGACTCCTATGAACCGGATAGCAGTGATGGAGAGGATGATGGTGCACAAGTTGATCTTTCCTTAGCAAAAGAAGAAGCAGGCTTATTTCAAGAAACGCTTGATCACATGCTTTCTGAGTTGGAGAAAGAGGTAGAGTCCTTCAGTGGCATACAGGCACGATTGTCTACTTTTAATCATAATGCTTCCAGAGAAGTTTTTGAAGAACTAGGACCAGTGCCTTCAATGAAATATTATAGCATAGACTCAGATCTTGGCCATCGAGATAAtaggacatttaaaaaatcatctgCTGAAGATGAAGCTAGAGGAAAAAATAACTTAAGTGATAGTGCCAGTTGTGAAACACAACAGAGAAAAATTATAGCTGATGTTGCAGTCAGGACCCCTGTAGGGATTTGTAATGAACTGAATACCAGTGATGGCAAGACTGATCAAGGAAATTCACCTGAACTGGTAGTGAGACCTAAAGTTAGAAAACAAAATGCTACAAACCCATTGGATAGAAAAAAGCTTACTAGTGATGACGAAGCAAAAAGCAGTACTAGAAGGAGGAGTGAAATTTTTGAAGCCCAGCAAGGCAGTGCAGAACATGTCTTGAGAAATAGCAAAGAAAAAATGAATTCCAGTGTGTTCTTTGACCCAAGAGACTATGAAGATGctcaaaagaaaacagaaaatgatcTAAAAACTAATGTAACCATCCAAGAAAGAACAGCTGTAGTAGATGATAGAGCTTTCTGGGATGAATTTGAAGATTGCAGCAGGCATTTACCTGGTTCCAACAAAGATGAAGACAG TTCTGAATGCAGTGATGGGGAGTGGTCTGCATGTTTGCCCTCCTATTTTGCTGCTACAGAAAAAGACCAATCCTCCAGTGATGAAAGCTGGGAGACTTTACCAGGCAGGGAGGAACGTGAACCTGAAGTGCAGAGCAACAGCAGTGGCCTAGAAGAGGAAAACACAGACTTCTGTTTCCAAGGCGG GGAACAGACCTCTTTGGAGGAGGGAGAGATTCCTTGGCTGCAGTACCATGAAGAAATTGAAAGTAGCAGTGATGAGGAAAATGATCCAGTTAGCCATTTTGTGCATCCAGGATTTTTCATGTTGGATGGGAACAACAACCTTGAGGATGACTCCAGTATGAGTGAAGACCTAGACATGGAGTGGAG